One Helianthus annuus cultivar XRQ/B chromosome 7, HanXRQr2.0-SUNRISE, whole genome shotgun sequence genomic region harbors:
- the LOC110866993 gene encoding cytochrome P450 71A8 — translation MTPLLYVLAMLPLLLFLIKLLYFNPPTTKPSPPKLPLIGNLHQLGPLLHHSLHSLSQKHGGPLMLIHLGSVPTLVVSSADAAREIMKTHDIIFSDRPAIKLFRQLLCDLKDVSVAPYGDYWRQTKSIMIVHLLSNKKIEANRNIREEEIVVIVEKIRELACDMEVVDLSDLFVTFTNDVVCRVTFGKKYGEGEESKKKFRKMLKEFFEVLGGLSLEDCVPQLAWVDRLRGFNAKVDRVAREIHEFVDGVVEERLQKGSTAGGGDGVEDFVDVLLKIQKDDRIGVSLDRMAIKAILLDAYTAGTDTTATVLEWAFTELLKHPMVLKKVQDEVRTILKGKEWINQDDIDNMKYLKAVLKETLRLHPPIPTLVPRVARQDVKVMGYDVAKGTRVITNAWAIARDPKVWDNPNEFHPERFLDCTIDFRGHDFNLIPFGSGRRGCPGISFAMTTNENVLANLLHKFDWELPNGENEDDLDMNEQPGIITRKKIPLLVVATPFSL, via the exons ATGACTCCTTTGTTGTATGTTCTTGCCATGTTACCCCTACTCTTATTTCTCATCAAATTACTCTACTTTAATCCCCCTACCACCAAACCTTCACCACCAAAACTACCATTAATCGGCAACCTCCACCAGCTCGGCCCACTGTTACACCACTCCCTCCACTCCTTATCCCAAAAACACGGTGGCCCACTCATGCTCATCCACCTGGGATCAGTCCCAACTCTAGTGGTCTCATCAGCCGATGCAGCCCGTGAGATAATGAAAACACACGATATCATATTCTCGGATCGACCCGCTATTAAATTGTTTCGGCAACTCCTTTGCGACTTGAAAGACGTATCAGTTGCGCCTTATGGTGACTACTGGAGGCAAACCAAGAGTATTATGATTGTCCATTTATTGAGTAACAAGAAGATAGAAGCCAATAGGAATATTAGGGAAGAAGAGATAGTGGTTATAGTTGAAAAAATAAGGGAATTAGCTTGTGATATGGAGGTGGTGGATTTGAGTGATTTGTTTGTGACGTTTACGAATGATGTGGTGTGTAGGGTGACGTTTGGAAAGAAGTATGGTGAAGGGGAGGAGAGTAAGAAGAAATTTAGGAAGATGTTGAAAGAGTTTTTTGAGGTGTTGGGTGGTCTTAGTTTGGAGGATTGTGTTCCTCAGCTTGCATGGGTGGATAGGTTGAGAGGGTTTAATGCAAAAGTTGATAGGGTTGCTAGAGAGATCCATGAGTTTGTGGATGGTGTGGTGGAGGAGCGGTTGCAGAAGGGATCGACCgcgggtggtggtgatggtgtagAAGACTTTGTTGATGTATTGCTTAAGATTCAAAAAGATGATAGGATAGGAGTGAGTCTCGACAGGATGGCCATCAAAGCAATCTTGTTG GATGCTTATACTGCTGGAACAGACACGACGGCAACGGTACTAGAATGGGCATTTACAGAACTTTTAAAACATCCTATGGTTCTAAAGAAAGTACAAGATGAGGTGAGGACGATTCTTAAAGGTAAGGAGTGGATAAACCAAGATGACATAGATAACATGAAGTACTTAAAAGCTGTGTTGAAAGAAACTCTCCGTCTTCATCCACCAATTCCAACCCTCGTTCCTCGAGTAGCGAGACAAGATGTCAAAGTCATGGGTTATGATGTTGCAAAAGGAACTAGGGTTATCACCAACGCATGGGCCATTGCAAGAGATCCAAAAGTGTGGGATAATCCTAATGAATTTCATCCTGAGAGGTTTTTGGATTGTACTATTGATTTCAGAGGTCATGATTTTAACTTGATTCCATTTGGTTCTGGAAGGAGGGGATGTCCCGGTATTTCTTTTGCAATGACAACAAATGAGAATGTGTTGGCTAATCTTTTGCACAAATTTGATTGGGAGTTGCCAAATGGAGAGAATGAAGATGATTTAGATATGAATGAACAACCTGGCATTATCACTCGTAAAAAAATTCCTCTTTTAGTTGTTGCCACACCATTTTCTTTGTAA